In one window of Nocardia brasiliensis DNA:
- a CDS encoding oxygenase MpaB family protein — translation MDRISRRNALKVGAAGAAGALAATAPVRAQPWTWSPDGSVAGSGAGADPLTVWDPEADQVVAALLERHEVAGVNDALRTWTRNSQPLPAELPTELRDFMEYARRLPPWTDQGKLGTAIEFNKKRGLYLGVLYGLASGMMSTVIPKEARAVYYSKGGHDLKDRISKTAKLGYDIGTANAYAPDGEMVVTCVKTRLVHAAVRHLLPQSPHWMHAAAEDIPISQNDLMVTWHSLPTTVMKHLRAWQVPIPAHESEAFLHSWQVCAHLLGVRDEYIPGSWSEADAQAAQVLDPIIAPTPEGTALADRLLRLGVHLDLAVLSKPVLGAFTRFLLGDRIADGLAIPREPVWDPLLRVSWGPFIAVREGLLPVVPLAPEAYWLFDEFLRQAALIYLAELRLPISIEIPQWNRDMNQPPR, via the coding sequence ATGGATCGAATCAGCAGACGGAACGCGTTGAAGGTCGGCGCGGCAGGCGCGGCAGGCGCGCTGGCGGCGACGGCACCGGTACGGGCGCAACCGTGGACGTGGTCACCGGACGGTTCGGTGGCAGGCAGCGGCGCCGGCGCCGACCCGCTGACCGTGTGGGATCCCGAGGCAGACCAGGTGGTCGCGGCGCTGCTGGAACGCCATGAAGTGGCCGGGGTCAACGACGCGCTGCGCACCTGGACCCGCAACAGCCAGCCGCTGCCTGCCGAATTGCCCACGGAGCTACGCGATTTCATGGAGTACGCGCGCAGGCTCCCGCCGTGGACCGACCAGGGCAAGCTCGGCACCGCGATCGAGTTCAACAAGAAGCGGGGGCTGTACCTCGGCGTGCTGTACGGGTTGGCCAGCGGCATGATGAGCACCGTCATCCCCAAGGAGGCGCGGGCGGTCTATTACTCCAAGGGCGGTCACGATCTGAAGGACCGCATCTCCAAGACCGCGAAGCTCGGCTACGACATCGGCACCGCGAATGCCTATGCCCCCGACGGCGAAATGGTCGTGACGTGCGTCAAGACCCGCCTGGTGCACGCCGCCGTGCGGCATCTGCTGCCGCAGTCCCCGCACTGGATGCACGCGGCGGCCGAGGACATCCCGATCAGCCAGAACGACCTGATGGTCACCTGGCACAGCCTGCCGACCACCGTCATGAAGCACCTGCGGGCGTGGCAGGTGCCTATTCCCGCGCACGAGTCGGAGGCGTTCCTGCACTCGTGGCAGGTCTGTGCGCACCTGCTCGGCGTCCGCGACGAGTACATTCCCGGCTCATGGTCCGAGGCGGACGCGCAGGCGGCACAGGTCCTCGACCCGATCATCGCGCCGACTCCGGAAGGCACCGCCCTGGCCGATCGGTTGCTGCGGCTCGGCGTGCATCTCGACCTCGCGGTCCTGAGCAAACCGGTGCTCGGCGCGTTCACCCGATTCCTGCTCGGCGACAGGATCGCCGACGGATTGGCCATCCCCAGGGAACCGGTCTGGGATCCGCTGCTGCGGGTGAGCTGGGGCCCGTTCATCGCGGTGCGCGAAGGACTGCTGCCCGTGGTACCGCTCGCGCCGGAAGCCTACTGGTTGTTCGACGAATTCCTGCGCCAGGCCGCCCTGATCTATCTGGCCGAGCTCCGGCTGCCGATCAGCATAGAAATCCCGCAGTGGAATAGAGATATGAACCAGCCCCCACGCTGA
- a CDS encoding PepSY domain-containing protein, producing MFIGSHLRTLTVGAALAVALIGGGATATAEPAVTEQQALDAARTALMGATVQSIEFDTSDGTPKWEIDVMTRTGGGYEVAIDARTGTIVSIDQDNG from the coding sequence ATGTTCATCGGCTCTCACCTGCGCACACTGACGGTCGGCGCGGCGCTGGCCGTCGCGCTGATCGGCGGTGGCGCGACGGCCACAGCGGAACCCGCGGTCACCGAGCAGCAGGCGCTCGACGCGGCACGCACCGCGCTGATGGGCGCGACCGTGCAATCGATCGAATTCGACACTTCCGACGGCACGCCCAAATGGGAGATCGACGTCATGACGCGAACGGGCGGCGGCTACGAGGTGGCGATCGACGCCCGCACCGGCACAATCGTTTCCATTGATCAGGACAACGGCTGA
- a CDS encoding LLM class flavin-dependent oxidoreductase, producing MSEARSFAVGTMAGVNPPLSAGRFVVRMARLGKLDSVLAPDHLISIFPRAIWDTEFTPQAKQISSPDEQFDYAPLLAHLAAGAGRVQLGVGVADPHRRHPVLLAQTFATLAHMTKAPPILGLGSGERENLDPYGFTWNRPVARLEEALQVIRAALTSTEPLDFAGKYYRIDGAPMDLRPPAGRMPQIWLGAHGPRMLELTGRYADGWYPWETQSPQEYERRLGLVHNAARAADRDPAAIVPAQMIQMLTARTQSGIQRLLRASSIRYLGLLAPHPVWDRCGAKHPFGEGFRGLIDLMPHRLTRAEVRAAIAEVPDEVLHEWLMIGTPPEILRRIHALADAGLRHAIVFPTAALVSAADAAFGYGVVLWLAARLRRH from the coding sequence GTGTCGGAGGCACGATCATTCGCGGTGGGCACGATGGCCGGGGTCAACCCGCCGCTGAGCGCCGGGCGCTTCGTGGTGCGGATGGCCCGGCTCGGCAAGCTGGATTCGGTGCTGGCCCCGGATCATTTGATCAGCATCTTCCCGCGGGCCATCTGGGATACCGAATTCACGCCGCAGGCGAAGCAGATCAGCAGCCCGGACGAACAATTCGATTACGCTCCGCTGCTCGCGCACCTGGCGGCGGGCGCAGGGCGGGTGCAGTTGGGCGTCGGGGTGGCGGACCCGCATCGCCGACATCCGGTGCTGCTCGCCCAAACCTTCGCCACCCTCGCGCACATGACCAAGGCGCCGCCCATCCTCGGCCTCGGGTCGGGGGAACGAGAGAACCTCGATCCCTACGGGTTCACCTGGAATCGCCCGGTCGCTCGGCTCGAGGAGGCGCTGCAGGTGATCCGCGCGGCGCTCACCTCGACCGAACCGCTCGACTTCGCCGGGAAGTACTACCGAATCGACGGTGCGCCGATGGATCTGCGCCCGCCTGCGGGCCGGATGCCCCAGATCTGGCTCGGCGCACACGGACCACGGATGCTCGAACTGACCGGACGCTACGCCGACGGCTGGTATCCGTGGGAGACCCAGTCACCGCAGGAGTACGAGCGACGACTTGGGCTGGTGCACAACGCCGCCCGCGCCGCCGATCGCGATCCGGCCGCCATCGTTCCCGCGCAGATGATCCAAATGCTCACCGCGCGAACGCAGTCGGGCATCCAGCGGTTGCTGCGCGCGTCGTCGATCCGCTACCTCGGCCTGCTCGCACCGCACCCGGTGTGGGACCGCTGTGGCGCGAAACATCCGTTCGGCGAAGGCTTTCGGGGGCTCATTGATCTCATGCCGCACCGGCTGACCAGAGCCGAGGTGCGCGCGGCCATCGCGGAGGTGCCCGACGAGGTGCTGCACGAGTGGCTGATGATCGGCACGCCCCCGGAGATCCTGCGCCGCATCCACGCCCTGGCCGATGCGGGGCTGCGCCATGCCATCGTCTTCCCCACGGCCGCTTTGGTTTCCGCCGCGGACGCCGCCTTCGGCTACGGTGTCGTGCTCTGGCTGGCGGCGCGCCTGCGCCGCCATTGA